The following are encoded together in the Dickeya lacustris genome:
- the ompX gene encoding outer membrane protein OmpX, producing MKKIACLSALACVLAISAGSAVAGDSTVSLGYAQGDAQGAKNKLPGFNLKYRYEFDNSQLGVVGSFTYLQDSETVDNVYSKTQYYGFSAGPSFRFNDWASIYGVVGVSAGKFTANETNGSANESVSDAGFVYGAGLQFNPVQNVAFDVGYEQSRIRSVDVGSWNVGVGYRF from the coding sequence ATGAAAAAAATTGCGTGTCTTTCTGCTTTAGCATGTGTTCTGGCTATCAGCGCAGGTAGTGCTGTTGCTGGTGATAGCACCGTTTCTCTTGGTTATGCTCAGGGCGATGCTCAGGGCGCTAAAAACAAGCTGCCTGGCTTTAACCTGAAATACCGTTATGAATTCGACAACAGCCAACTGGGTGTGGTCGGTTCCTTTACCTACCTGCAAGACAGCGAAACCGTTGACAACGTTTACAGCAAAACCCAGTACTACGGTTTCAGCGCTGGCCCGTCTTTCCGTTTTAACGACTGGGCAAGCATCTACGGCGTGGTGGGCGTGAGCGCAGGTAAATTTACCGCTAACGAAACTAACGGCTCTGCTAACGAAAGCGTGAGCGATGCTGGTTTTGTTTACGGTGCCGGCCTGCAGTTCAACCCGGTTCAGAACGTTGCCTTTGATGTTGGTTACGAGCAGAGCCGTATCCGCAGCGTTGACGTTGGCAGCTGGAACGTTGGCGTTGGCTACCGCTTCTAA
- the rhtA gene encoding threonine/homoserine exporter RhtA, translating to MTLLASFKNTVLLPVLLIVVAMLSIQSGAALAKTVFPLTGASGMTALRLAIGTLILLLIFKPWRRHLGSGRLALFVYGITLGGMNYLFYLALRTVPLGIAVALEFTGPLAVAMLSSRRVLDFVWIALAATGLWLLLPLGQHADNLDLVGVACAVGAGVCWSGYILFGQKAGASHGAGTVALGSLIAAVVYCPLGLMFSDIRVLLSFDVLPIGIAVALLSTALPYSLEMLALTRLPARTFSTLMSLEPAIAALSGIAFLHEQLSALQWLALACIIAASLGTTLTVKQKPTPAG from the coding sequence ATGACCTTGCTTGCCTCATTTAAAAACACTGTATTACTGCCAGTATTATTGATTGTTGTCGCCATGCTCTCTATCCAGTCTGGCGCAGCACTGGCGAAAACCGTGTTTCCCTTGACTGGCGCATCCGGTATGACGGCGCTGCGGTTGGCTATCGGTACGCTGATTTTGCTGCTGATCTTTAAGCCCTGGCGACGTCATCTGGGGTCAGGGCGTTTGGCGCTGTTTGTCTATGGCATCACGCTTGGCGGCATGAATTATCTGTTTTATCTGGCACTGCGTACCGTGCCATTAGGGATTGCCGTCGCACTGGAGTTCACCGGCCCACTGGCCGTTGCCATGCTCTCATCACGACGGGTGCTGGATTTCGTCTGGATAGCATTGGCGGCAACCGGGCTCTGGCTGCTCTTACCCCTTGGACAGCACGCCGACAATCTCGACCTTGTCGGCGTCGCTTGCGCGGTGGGCGCGGGGGTTTGCTGGTCTGGGTATATCCTTTTTGGGCAAAAAGCGGGGGCCAGCCACGGCGCGGGCACGGTTGCACTCGGTTCATTGATAGCAGCGGTGGTGTATTGTCCGCTTGGTCTGATGTTTTCAGACATCCGGGTACTGCTGTCGTTCGATGTGTTGCCGATTGGCATTGCTGTTGCACTGTTGTCTACGGCATTACCGTATTCGCTGGAAATGCTGGCGCTCACTCGCTTGCCCGCACGAACCTTCAGTACCTTGATGAGTCTCGAACCCGCTATCGCAGCACTATCCGGTATTGCTTTTCTGCATGAGCAACTCTCTGCACTACAATGGCTGGCGCTGGCATGCATCATTGCCGCTTCACTTGGCACCACGTTAACAGTGAAACAAAAACCGACGCCAGCCGGTTAA
- a CDS encoding MarR family winged helix-turn-helix transcriptional regulator, with product MTTDRADEAYTQWQRERPDIDAFTMQVIGRLLEAAMRLERDHLNPLFARFYLRPGEFDVLATLYRSGNPYALTPTQLYEALMMSSGGMTNRIDRLEQAQLVLRQPNPQDRRSALVVLTPDGITLINQLLNVHIDNERQLLSALSLNEQQQLNELLKKLLTGLPAA from the coding sequence ATGACTACAGACCGTGCCGATGAAGCTTACACGCAATGGCAGCGTGAACGACCGGATATAGACGCTTTTACCATGCAGGTTATCGGGCGGCTGCTTGAGGCGGCCATGAGGCTTGAGCGGGATCATCTCAACCCGTTGTTTGCCCGTTTTTATTTGCGTCCTGGGGAGTTTGATGTGCTGGCGACGCTGTATCGCAGCGGCAACCCTTATGCACTGACCCCGACACAACTTTATGAAGCCTTGATGATGTCCTCAGGCGGTATGACTAACCGCATCGACCGGCTGGAACAGGCGCAACTGGTATTACGACAGCCAAATCCACAAGACAGACGCAGTGCGCTGGTGGTATTGACGCCTGATGGGATAACACTTATTAATCAATTACTCAACGTCCATATCGACAATGAGCGCCAGTTGCTGTCTGCACTGAGTCTCAATGAGCAACAACAGCTTAATGAGTTACTGAAGAAATTACTGACAGGTTTGCCTGCGGCATAA
- a CDS encoding MFS transporter has protein sequence MSYTRGAGTPFFVVLTILLLGVNLRPVLAGVGPLLAQIQAATGMSDAQAGLLTTLPVFAMGVCALYGGQLQAKLGEHRGIGLGIFGIALACLLRGWLNDTTGLLATAALAGAGIALIQALMPSFIRRRFIRQSSRMMGLYTTAIMAGAALAAASISPLADTLEWDGALAIWSVLATLATITWLIALSLYSPAAPAAHHSTGISSPVRAWSLMLFFGIGTGAYTLVLAWLPPYYSELGWSAAHSGLLLGGLTLTEVVAGLLVSLLINRFPDRRYLLLPVLLLLLLGLAGLILAPQVLVLPVMIALGLGIGALFPLSLIIALDKVDDPQQAGAMMGFVQGGGYLIASLMPLLAGIIRQHTRGLMESWLIMAAGVIVLMVMALRFAPHKRSAPAI, from the coding sequence ATGTCATACACCAGAGGTGCAGGAACACCCTTTTTTGTGGTGTTAACGATTCTATTGTTGGGCGTGAACCTTCGACCCGTGCTGGCGGGCGTCGGGCCATTACTGGCGCAGATTCAGGCGGCAACCGGTATGAGCGATGCTCAAGCGGGCTTATTGACGACATTGCCGGTTTTTGCCATGGGAGTCTGTGCATTGTATGGCGGTCAGCTACAGGCCAAACTGGGTGAGCACCGGGGGATCGGTTTGGGGATTTTCGGTATTGCCCTCGCGTGCTTGCTGCGTGGCTGGCTGAATGACACGACCGGTTTGCTGGCGACAGCAGCACTTGCCGGTGCCGGTATTGCGCTGATTCAGGCTCTGATGCCGTCGTTTATTCGGCGACGCTTTATCCGACAAAGCAGTCGCATGATGGGGCTTTACACCACCGCGATTATGGCCGGTGCGGCGCTGGCGGCTGCCAGTATTTCGCCACTCGCCGATACCCTGGAATGGGACGGCGCACTTGCCATCTGGAGCGTGTTGGCAACGCTTGCGACCATTACCTGGCTGATAGCCCTATCGTTGTATTCGCCAGCCGCGCCCGCTGCTCACCACTCAACCGGTATCTCTTCGCCGGTACGAGCCTGGTCACTGATGCTTTTTTTCGGCATCGGTACCGGAGCCTATACCTTGGTATTGGCGTGGTTGCCGCCCTATTATAGCGAGCTCGGCTGGAGTGCGGCTCACAGCGGGCTATTGTTAGGCGGGCTGACGCTGACCGAAGTGGTAGCAGGCCTGCTGGTTTCTCTGCTGATTAACCGTTTTCCCGACCGACGTTACCTGCTGTTGCCGGTGTTGTTACTGCTGCTGCTCGGTTTGGCCGGGCTGATTCTGGCACCACAGGTGCTGGTGCTGCCGGTGATGATTGCGCTCGGGCTTGGTATCGGTGCGTTGTTCCCGCTGTCATTGATTATCGCGCTTGATAAGGTGGATGATCCTCAACAGGCTGGCGCGATGATGGGGTTTGTTCAAGGCGGTGGCTATCTGATAGCCAGCCTGATGCCACTGTTGGCCGGGATCATTCGCCAGCATACGCGCGGGCTAATGGAATCATGGCTGATTATGGCCGCAGGGGTCATCGTGCTCATGGTAATGGCGCTGCGTTTTGCGCCGCATAAGCGTAGCGCGCCTGCAATTTGA
- a CDS encoding GlpM family protein produces MAILIKALLGALVVLIIGVLAKTRNYYIAGLVPLFPTFALIAHYIVGSERGLEALRATILFGIWAVIPYLIYLISLYYFTGFLRLPAALLLAVGCWVVAAAVLVKVWRIYYAG; encoded by the coding sequence ATGGCCATATTGATAAAAGCACTGTTGGGCGCATTGGTGGTACTCATCATTGGTGTGCTGGCTAAAACCCGAAATTATTATATTGCCGGGCTAGTGCCGTTATTTCCCACCTTTGCCCTGATAGCGCACTACATTGTGGGCAGCGAGCGGGGGTTGGAGGCATTACGCGCAACCATCCTCTTTGGCATCTGGGCGGTTATACCCTACCTCATCTATTTGATATCACTCTATTATTTTACGGGGTTTCTGCGGCTGCCAGCAGCATTGCTGCTGGCGGTAGGATGCTGGGTCGTGGCAGCAGCGGTGTTGGTAAAGGTGTGGCGTATTTATTATGCCGGATAA